The Syngnathus typhle isolate RoL2023-S1 ecotype Sweden linkage group LG6, RoL_Styp_1.0, whole genome shotgun sequence genome has a window encoding:
- the bbc3 gene encoding bcl-2-binding component 3 — protein sequence MARAETVESVGEAARGAGGPLPHQYPIACHSFLHFPNNHHQSQQQNHQEQPNLPTPPPSPPGHPNPVSGEQSDQRRGPLPDLLPRDQRPAGGGSHPRGEATLEARPIDTTAVGLQLRTIGDEFNASVLRPHAAPHWQDWIDAGRGFLNLAARTLSALYRLT from the exons ATGGCTCGTGCTGAGACCGTGGAGAGCGTGGGAGAGGCTGCCAGAGGGGCGGGCGGCCCGTTGCCCCATCAATACCCCATCGCTTGTCACTCCTTCTTGCACTTTCCCAACAATCACCACCAGAGCCAGCAGCAGAACCACCAGGAACAACCCAACCTGCCCACACCGCCGCCTTCCCCACCCGGTCATCCAAACCCCGTCTCGGGAGAACAATCAG aCCAGCGGCGCGGTCCCCTGCCAGACCTGCTACCCCGGGATCAGCGCCCGGCTGGGGGTGGGTCACATCCCAGAGGCGAGGCCACGCTGGAAGCGAGGCCCATAGACACCACAGCCGTGGGCCTGCAGCTCCGGACCATCGGCGATGAATTCAACGCCTCCGTGCTGAGACCG CACGCCGCCCCCCACTGGCAGGACTGGATCGACGCCGGTCGAGGCTTCCTCAACCTGGCAGCGCGCACCCTCAGCGCTCTCTACAGGCTGACCTAG